The Melanotaenia boesemani isolate fMelBoe1 chromosome 11, fMelBoe1.pri, whole genome shotgun sequence genome includes the window CAGTCCTCTATTACTACGGCTCCTCTCAGTGCCAGAAGCAGGTGGCTGCACTGTTCAGGTGTAAGCGACTGGTACAGGCAGAGATAAGCTCAGAAACACACACCACCAGATCTGTCAAGTTGGTAGGTTTTCAGTCTGAGCTGGAGAGCCAGTACAGCAGGCTGGTGGCTTAAGTAAACAGACTTGAAGAGTTTCCCTCAGAGAAAGCTTTTATACTTGCACATATATCCAAAATATAAACCTTTAGATtcagtgtgtatttttgtgAAGGATTCATTAAGAAAATATTCAGGTTGAATCAAAGGAAACTCTTAAATTTCCAGCAATGCTGGTTTTATTTGTACTGAAAGTAACATCAGGTTTGGATACCTACCACGTTGAAGGTGTCAGATGTAAGTTCATTTGTCATTCTTTATAGcatcattttcacttttgttttcaaTGAAATGTGGAAATTAAATAATGCTTGTGTATTAGTTTTGATTTCAAAAGCTTTGCATATGACAATTATTTGTAATAATTGCAGTGTTTTAGAACACAATGCATCAGATTTACAGAATAATCTATTCATTATACCCTCATCTGCATTTTTTATAGGTAAATATTTGTATTGATTGACTTATTATCCTGATGTACAGATGGGtatgtaataaaaaaagtgtACACAGCAGAGGATTTTCAAAGTTTGAGACGATGGACCTCTCCAAATAACACCTCCAGTTTTAGTTTCTACACTGTCAGTTactaatttaataataataataatataaaaaaaggaatCAGAAATCTATCAGAAacggttaattttttttttattagttcaGACATCACATTCCAAATACACAAAAGATAATTTTGGACTCTTCTTATCCAAATCACACCCATATATCCACACGATTCTCTTTGGATGGGTAGTGTGAAAACTGAGGCAGCTCTCTGGTGGAAGCCAGCCTCTCAGTTTGAAAACctctaaagaaaaatacagattaTTCAATCAAAGCAACAAcccaataaaacaaacaaaagcaagcaCAAACCATACATGTTTTCTTAACatgtttgttgtattttctcctgtttcattttatttctgctcaTTCTCTTTGTCATCAGGGCACAGCTCTGAAACAGGAACAAAGAGGGACAAAGTTTAGGACAGTTTAGAAGACAGAAACTGGCTTCATTTCCAACCTACGTATCAGTGGCATTATTTAACAGTGTTTTGCTGCATGCAAACATGAGGGATGACAAGTGCTGTGTTTCACAGTAGAAGATCTCCACCTTGTGgttgtttaaacatttctttgaaGCAGATTCTTGGTAGTAGCTCACCTGTCTTGCCATCATAGCTGTGGAAGTTTTGTGGAAACCTCAGACACTCTACTTGTTTCTTGAAAATTTCAACATCTTTAGGATCTATATTTCCTGTCCTTGCTGGAAGAAATGGAAGAAATAAGAAGGAAGTTTACACATTTAAACCTCTGGGCTAAATGTCTGGATGAGAACAGGACTTACTGAACTGCATGATGTATCTGCCAGTGATGTCTCTTTGTCGGAAGGTGTCTGTCCACAGCAGACAGTCGGAGCAAGTCTGCAGGATGTAACCTTTGTGGTCAGACAGGTTCTCTTcaaaaggaaggaaagagtGTGATTGATATTGATGCGTCAATATCTTTCATTCCTATTAGGGGTAAAAGAGTAAAATTTTTCTATTTGTGGCCACATACTGCGAAATGTGGTGGTGAGTCCAGAGATGGTTGCATTTACCTCCCCAAAGATACACCGGttactgaaaaacagagaagtcgacaaaagcttaaaaaaacataaaggtcaacatttttatttttgtgtctgCTTCATAAATTTAATCACCATATAAAGCACCAAACTCACAAGAAGTGGTCTCCCCATCGTAATGTTAGAATTAGACTGTTAGAAGTAGGTGACAAGTCAATCCAGGAGCTTTTTATGGACCCCACTGCAATGTGGTATGGCATGGGGTCTCCAGCTCCCATGACATACACCCATTTTCCATGTACCTTTAATAGAAACAGATATATTTATGATAATTGTATGTTTAAAAGATGGCTGGACAACACCATCATTATTGGGATAAATTAGAAAGTAAGACAACTTACCACTGTGGTGTCCTCTGGCCAAAGAGGTTTGACCAGGTCTTTGCAGTCAGGTGGAGATGCAGTACTGAGGGAAGAGAGAGTCAGCAGAAACACAACAACTGGCAGAGCCATGGCCAGAAAGAAGACGTTACCGAACCGGCAACAGAAACCTTCTGATGCAGATTCATTTTCCCTCTGAGCTTACTTACAAAAGAAGTTGTTGCGCAAGTGCCAATGCAGGGGAGGAGGAAGATTTACATGCTCAAATGCTCcagttaaagttttttttcttttcaatggcCAGTCACAGACATGCAGATTTCTTTTGCCTGGATCTGAAAGGCCAGCTCAACGGTCCTCTGTTGCCTCCACTGTTGCTTCTGAATAAACTCCGGCAAAGCGCCATGACCTGTCTTGGActgttgaaatgtttaaaaaggatCAGACTCAGCTTTTCGTCAGTGGAGTTAAGATTGTTTCACCATGGGACTCTGTGAGCTCCTTGTGGTGACAGTTTAAAGgatctttttcctccttttgagTACTGTTACCCAGCAACAGCTTGTTTTAGGGAACGGTGATGCATTTTAGCAGAGTTGAATAAGTTTAGAAATGTCTTCAGAGTTAGAACACCttcttgaattttaaaaaataaaaaacatcacagTGAATAGAAATGAATGTAACACAGCTGAGGGagattaaaaactttatttaccacacacacacacacacatgcagcagagGTTAGTACTACTATACTGATTTTCATGAGGTGTGGACTTCAGATTTAGGATTACATGCTAAACTACAGTGTTGCCTTAATATATGATTATGTTGATGCATAAACCAGTAAAATGCTATTCCATTCCAAAACATATTACTTTACAACATAATTTAGTGCATGTTAAACAGGACTTGTGGGTTTGTGGAAACTCTTCACAGGGCTGTCACATGTCTACTCTACAGTTGGCTCAACCTCAGTGTCATCGTCTGAACTGACTGCAGGTGAAGAAGTTTCCCTGTGATCTGGACACAGATctgaaataaagagaaaaatcacaaaatgatgGTTTACGTCAGTAGCCAGGCTGGGTGGTGAGAGGACTGAGTAGAATGATTGCTCACCTGTGCCTACAAAGTGATATTCTGGAAGGAATTTAAGACATTCTGCCTGCTTCTTGAAGGTCTCCAACTCTGATGGCTCCAGTGTGCCAGTCCGTGCTTTAAAAGAGGGGCCAGGGGGGAGAAGATATGAGACTGCATCCACAACAACTGATCAGACAAGTGATGGGGtgattaaaaaatgtcttaCTAAACAGGAATAAGTATCGTCCCTTTGATTTGCCATCAGGGAGAAGAGTGGTGTCTTCGGACAGCAGACAGTCACTGCAGGTCTCATAATACTTCCCATCGTGATAGGAAGTGTGACCATTGATGATATCTGGGAAACATCAGACAAAGTCAATTCAATATAGATATAAATTATTGCTTATAAATGCCTTAAGCTTGAGAGACTAATAAAGacaacacaataaacatttttaaaacacatacaAGTACTGTGACTGGTCATTCCAGACACCGTGGCATTTGCTATCCCGCTAAGGCATTTATCTCCATTTCTGTGGCGAGAAAAGGATTCAACATCAGCTCTTTAATTTACACTTAAACTTTGTGCAGcttaatgtttctctgtgatGAAGTCTGAGTGACTGAATCCTTACAGGCGGTCAGCCCAGTAGATTGTAATGACTTCACTGTGTGAGGAAGGGGACATTTCCACCCAGGAGCTGTTCACAGAGACAAGGTCAGCCTTCAGGCCGAGGTTGTCCCAAGTGCCAACGTGCAGCACCCATTTTCCATAGATCTGCACAAAGacacagaacataaaaaaagcatCCAAAGACAAGTGGGTAACTTCATCTGATGAGTTTGCTTGCAATGTTACTAtgcaaaagataaataaaaattttaactaTTATTAATGTTCATGATAGAATAGTGAGCTTTTCTAGTAAAAGGATGATGATGCATATGCACAGATAGAAGCTGCAGTAATGTGTGATGTAATGCAGAAAGTTAAATGTGGTTAAACCCTGAACAAGTTAAGCAAACCAAATTATGCTATGCTGGTAACTGTCACATGCATTAATAAATGACAGTATATGATATGATGATAGTGGTAATCAGTGTAGCCAGTAACGTTTGAGCTAATAGCTAGGTCgtagttttatttaccactgcACAATATCAGTCATAATGACTAAACTTAAAGGCTGTAAAAAAATCAGTACTCCCAGTAACCTATTCAAAATTTACAAGGTGAAAAGCCCTGCATCACACTGCAGCTAATCATAAAAACTCAGCTATCTGGGTTACATCATCGGACCCACTGTGTATTGAGCCTCTTCACACATGACTTGCTCTTAACAAATGACGGCTGATACTCACAGGACTGTGGCTGTCCAGCACCAGAGGCTTAACGAGCTCTTTACAGTCCAGTTCAGATGCAGCACCCAGGGAGGTGAGAGCCAGCAGAGTTACAACCAGCTGTGTAGCCATGGCTCGAGACAGCAGGCAGCCAGAGAGCAACACTGATGTCAGGAATCCTGCTGCCAGCTAGAGCCTCCTCCAGTGAACTTGGGGGGGACGGGTTCTAATAGTGGGTTGggccacacacatacagacacacaaacagtcatTTCCAACGCTTCAGAGGACATTATGCTGCATTGCATTAAAGTTACCAATAAACATGCGCGACCATAACCCAGATCTTATTGCAAATGTTTAGACTAAAAGTAATTCTGTCTGGGGGGGTGGATGACACTTTACAGTGTGACTATAGCAAAAGACATATGTctctacaacaaaacaaaagcacaaacacactgtATCTCTCCTCTGGGAACAAAGTGTTTCACTTTTCGCTTCTAGTCAGCAGGGGTATGTGTCCTATTTATCTTCTTACATAATGACCAGCTGGCAGACTCTGAATAAAAGGACCCCTGCATCTTTCAGTATGTGAACACAACCTTGGACAAAGTCTTATTCACCCACAtaaaggcagaaaaataaaaagaaagccaaacacacacatgcagagtaGTATCTCTccacatgtgtttttttcttctcttttaacaACAGCTGTGACTTTGAAATATTAGTAATTTTATCCATAAACTACTTGGTTAtgcaatttgtttttcattaaagttCTGGTTTTGTCTGTGTTCATCAGTCTAAATTCGTGTTTATCATGCAAATAGATTCAGAATAACACTGTCTCATCTTCAGTCTTGTTAAGTGCAAACAACTTTTTCCAAACAATCTGAAATACAATCCCACGGGAAATGCAGGAAACGGAGTGCATTTTCTTTCATAAGCAACTGTTCCTGAAGAACTTTGCATTCTTTAAGAGTTGGCTTTATAtagccaaaaacaaacaaaacccagcAGATGTAATTATGCAGAAAAAGTGCAAATggattttcccttttttcagaGAAATGATCATGATGTGCAGTACATTATAGCTTGTGGAAAAGTTTGAGCAAAAAGTCTCTTGCAACTAAGTGAAACTGATTTCTCCATCTATCATTTTGCCTACTATAAGACCACGAAAAAACAAGGTTA containing:
- the LOC121649459 gene encoding uncharacterized protein LOC121649459, producing MATQLVVTLLALTSLGAASELDCKELVKPLVLDSHSPIYGKWVLHVGTWDNLGLKADLVSVNSSWVEMSPSSHSEVITIYWADRLNGDKCLSGIANATVSGMTSHSTYIINGHTSYHDGKYYETCSDCLLSEDTTLLPDGKSKGRYLFLFTRTGTLEPSELETFKKQAECLKFLPEYHFVGTDLCPDHRETSSPAVSSDDDTEVEPTVE